In the Ruminococcus sp. OA3 genome, one interval contains:
- a CDS encoding sugar ABC transporter ATP-binding protein, whose amino-acid sequence MGLSEEYVLEMHDIVKEFPGVRALKGVQLKVRPGTVHTLMGENGAGKSTLMKCLIGIQPVTSGKIIYKGKEVSYKSTQEALDAGISMIHQELSPVYERSVCDNVWLGREPKKGILTDHRKMYDDCVELFSRMGLDIDPHDKMKDLTVAKMQMVEIVKAVSYDSSIVIMDEPTSALTESEVEDLFQIIADLKEKGVAIVYISHKMDEIFRISDDITVYRDGEYIATDRAENLTQDKLIQLMVGREITDMFPKTECPIGDVVLKVEDLCAGRLVQHVSFELRKGEILGFAGLVGAGRTETMETIFGMRHKTSGKIVKDGKELDIKSPKDAIENHISLLTEDRRGNGIVGLLSVRENMVMANLNLKAYGMPLNAKKMCEDAQTYIDKIRVKTPTMETPIQNLSGGNQQKVLVGRWLLTNPDVLIVDEPTRGIDVGAKSEIHALLSELAGQGKAIIVVSSEMPEVMGVADRMVVMHEGHVSGILDRSEFSQELIMKYATSHEGEAKAN is encoded by the coding sequence AGTACGCCCGGGAACCGTTCATACGCTGATGGGCGAGAATGGTGCCGGAAAATCCACATTGATGAAATGCCTGATCGGCATCCAGCCGGTAACATCAGGAAAGATTATCTATAAAGGAAAAGAAGTCAGCTATAAATCCACACAGGAAGCACTGGACGCCGGGATCTCGATGATCCACCAGGAACTCTCCCCGGTGTATGAGCGCTCCGTGTGTGACAACGTATGGCTTGGCAGGGAACCGAAAAAAGGGATCCTGACCGACCACAGGAAGATGTATGACGACTGCGTGGAACTGTTTTCGCGCATGGGCCTTGACATAGACCCGCATGATAAGATGAAAGACCTGACCGTCGCAAAAATGCAGATGGTTGAAATTGTAAAGGCGGTATCCTATGATTCGTCGATCGTAATCATGGATGAGCCGACCTCGGCGCTGACGGAGTCAGAGGTTGAGGACCTGTTTCAGATAATTGCAGACTTGAAAGAAAAAGGCGTGGCCATAGTTTATATTTCGCATAAGATGGACGAGATCTTCCGGATCAGTGATGACATCACGGTGTACCGTGACGGGGAGTACATCGCGACGGACCGGGCGGAGAACCTGACGCAGGACAAGCTGATCCAGCTGATGGTAGGGCGCGAGATCACGGATATGTTCCCGAAGACGGAGTGCCCGATCGGGGATGTGGTGCTGAAGGTGGAGGACCTGTGCGCAGGCCGGCTGGTACAGCACGTATCGTTTGAGCTGAGGAAGGGAGAGATCCTGGGATTCGCAGGGCTTGTGGGAGCAGGCCGGACGGAGACGATGGAGACGATCTTCGGGATGCGGCACAAGACGTCGGGAAAGATCGTAAAAGACGGGAAAGAGCTGGACATCAAAAGCCCGAAGGATGCGATTGAGAACCATATCAGCCTGCTGACGGAGGACCGGCGCGGGAATGGGATCGTGGGGCTGTTGAGCGTGCGTGAGAACATGGTCATGGCAAACCTGAACCTGAAGGCGTACGGGATGCCGCTGAATGCGAAGAAGATGTGCGAGGACGCGCAGACGTACATAGATAAGATCCGGGTGAAAACCCCGACGATGGAAACCCCTATCCAGAACCTGTCCGGAGGGAACCAGCAGAAAGTGCTGGTCGGCAGATGGCTGCTGACGAACCCGGATGTGCTGATCGTGGATGAGCCGACACGAGGGATCGATGTCGGGGCGAAGTCCGAGATCCATGCCCTGCTGTCGGAACTGGCAGGCCAGGGGAAAGCGATCATCGTGGTATCATCGGAGATGCCGGAAGTCATGGGAGTGGCGGACCGCATGGTGGTGATGCACGAAGGGCACGTGAGCGGAATCCTGGACCGTTCGGAATTCTCACAGGAATTGATCATGAAATATGCGACTTCCCATGAAGGGGAAGCGAAAGCGAATTAG